A single region of the Streptomyces sp. ITFR-16 genome encodes:
- a CDS encoding SDR family oxidoreductase, translated as MHIDLSGRTALVTASTQGIGHAIATGLARAGARVVVNGRGADRVEQVVRELRSATGNDAVVGAPGDLASDDGTAAVLRAVPQVDILVNNLGIFGATPPLEIDDEEWRRYFEVNVLAAVRLIRAYLPGMQERHWGRVLCLASDSAVAVPAEMIHYGMTKTSLLAVSRGFAKAAAGTGVTVNSVIAGPTHTEGVEEFVRQLVGDELPWDEAQHRFMLQHRPQSLIQRLIEPEEIAHMVVYLSSSYASATTGGALRVDGGYVDSILP; from the coding sequence GTGCACATCGATCTGTCCGGACGCACCGCCCTCGTCACCGCGTCCACCCAGGGCATCGGCCACGCGATCGCGACCGGGCTCGCCCGCGCCGGAGCACGCGTCGTGGTCAACGGCCGCGGCGCCGACCGCGTCGAGCAGGTGGTCCGCGAGCTCCGCTCCGCGACCGGCAACGACGCCGTCGTGGGCGCCCCCGGCGACCTGGCGAGCGACGACGGCACGGCCGCCGTGCTCCGGGCGGTCCCCCAGGTGGACATCCTCGTCAACAACCTCGGCATCTTCGGCGCGACGCCCCCGCTGGAGATCGACGACGAGGAGTGGCGCCGCTACTTCGAGGTCAACGTGCTCGCCGCCGTACGGCTGATCCGGGCCTACCTGCCCGGCATGCAGGAGCGGCACTGGGGCCGGGTGCTCTGTCTCGCGAGCGACTCCGCCGTGGCCGTCCCTGCGGAGATGATCCACTACGGCATGACGAAGACCTCCCTGCTCGCGGTCAGCCGGGGCTTCGCGAAGGCCGCCGCAGGCACCGGAGTGACCGTCAACTCCGTGATCGCCGGGCCCACGCACACGGAGGGCGTGGAGGAGTTCGTACGGCAACTGGTCGGCGACGAGCTGCCGTGGGACGAGGCGCAGCACCGGTTCATGCTTCAGCACCGCCCCCAGTCCCTGATCCAGCGGCTCATCGAGCCCGAGGAGATCGCCCACATGGTGGTCTACCTCAGCTCGTCGTACGCCTCGGCCACCACGGGCGGGGCGCTCCGGGTGGACGGCGGCTACGTCGACTCGATCCTGCCCTGA
- a CDS encoding amidohydrolase → MPKTVTAGLAELREDLAGFYRDLHEHPELSLQETRTAALLARRLREVGFDEVVEQVGGTGVVGVLRNGDGPVVMLRADFDALPVEERTGLPYASKARAVDADGTEVPVMHACGHDMHAVCLTGAATLLARSRERWSGTLLVVFQPAEELAVGARDMVEDGLFERFPVPQIVLGQHVGPLPAGFIGYGSGPVMAAADSLNITLHGRGGHGSRPEAAIDPVLMAAHVVTRLQGVVAREVSPAESAVVTVGRLHAGTKDNIIPDTAELGVNVRSFTPAVRDQVRTAIERVARAESAASGAERPPVLTWFASAPALVSDPEATGRTVAAFSEHFGAQRILPMPQVNASEDVGVFGDTLGVPTVFWFWGGLETEPTLAALGEGRIDDLPGNHSPLFAPVVEPTLSTGVEALVVAALTWLDEV, encoded by the coding sequence ATGCCCAAGACGGTGACTGCGGGACTGGCGGAGCTCCGCGAGGACCTGGCCGGCTTCTACCGGGACCTGCACGAGCATCCGGAGCTGTCGCTCCAGGAGACCCGCACCGCGGCCCTGCTGGCCCGGCGCCTGCGGGAGGTCGGCTTCGACGAGGTCGTCGAGCAGGTCGGGGGCACCGGTGTGGTGGGTGTCCTGCGCAACGGGGACGGCCCGGTGGTCATGCTGCGCGCGGACTTCGACGCCTTGCCGGTGGAGGAGAGGACCGGACTGCCGTACGCCAGCAAGGCCCGGGCCGTGGACGCCGACGGCACCGAGGTGCCCGTGATGCACGCCTGCGGGCACGACATGCACGCGGTCTGTCTGACCGGCGCCGCCACCCTGCTCGCCCGGAGCCGGGAGCGGTGGAGCGGCACCCTGCTCGTGGTGTTCCAGCCGGCCGAGGAACTCGCGGTCGGCGCCCGGGACATGGTCGAGGACGGGCTGTTCGAGCGCTTTCCCGTGCCGCAGATCGTGCTGGGCCAGCATGTGGGCCCCCTGCCGGCCGGATTCATCGGCTACGGCAGCGGGCCCGTGATGGCTGCGGCGGACTCCCTGAACATCACGCTCCACGGCCGGGGCGGACACGGCTCCCGCCCCGAGGCCGCGATCGACCCGGTGCTGATGGCCGCCCATGTGGTGACCCGGCTGCAGGGCGTCGTCGCCCGCGAGGTGTCACCGGCGGAGTCGGCGGTGGTGACCGTGGGGCGGCTGCACGCCGGCACCAAGGACAACATCATCCCCGACACGGCCGAACTCGGCGTCAACGTACGCTCGTTCACCCCGGCCGTACGCGATCAGGTGCGCACCGCGATCGAGCGCGTCGCACGGGCCGAGTCCGCCGCGAGCGGCGCGGAGCGGCCTCCGGTCCTCACCTGGTTCGCCTCCGCACCCGCGCTCGTCAGCGATCCGGAGGCCACGGGCAGGACGGTGGCCGCGTTCTCCGAGCACTTCGGCGCCCAGCGGATCCTGCCGATGCCGCAGGTGAACGCGAGCGAGGACGTGGGCGTGTTCGGGGACACGCTCGGCGTGCCCACGGTGTTCTGGTTCTGGGGCGGGCTGGAGACGGAGCCGACGCTCGCCGCGCTCGGCGAGGGCCGTATCGACGACCTGCCGGGCAACCACTCCCCGCTCTTCGCCCCGGTTGTCGAGCCCACGCTGAGCACGGGCGTGGAGGCGCTGGTCGTCGCCGCGCTGACCTGGCTCGACGAGGTGTGA
- a CDS encoding SGNH/GDSL hydrolase family protein, producing the protein MPSGAYLRYVALGDSQTEGVGDGDDTVGLRGWADRLAEHLAAVEPGLLYANLAVRGRVAGQVLDEQLAPALALRPDLATVVAGVNDLLRPRFDAAQVAGQLEEMFAALTAAGARVATLTVPDVGRIAPLARPVRSRVRELNDHIRAAAARHGVLVAETARHDVATDPRMWSTDRLHASPLGHERIAAAVAEALNLPGSDDSWTHPLPPQTLPTRWQAAGAEVRWAAGFLGPWIGRRLRGRSSGDGRTAKRPEPLPVKVLP; encoded by the coding sequence ATGCCGAGTGGTGCCTACCTGCGTTACGTCGCCCTGGGCGACAGCCAGACCGAGGGGGTGGGCGACGGGGACGACACCGTCGGCCTGCGGGGCTGGGCCGACCGGCTCGCCGAGCACCTCGCCGCCGTCGAGCCCGGCCTCCTGTACGCCAATCTCGCCGTGCGGGGACGGGTCGCCGGACAGGTTCTCGACGAACAGCTGGCGCCCGCGCTGGCGCTGCGCCCCGATCTGGCCACCGTCGTCGCCGGTGTCAACGACCTCCTGCGGCCACGGTTCGACGCGGCGCAGGTGGCCGGGCAGCTGGAGGAGATGTTCGCGGCGCTCACGGCCGCCGGAGCCCGGGTGGCGACGCTGACCGTTCCCGACGTGGGCAGGATCGCGCCGCTCGCCCGCCCGGTCAGGTCCCGGGTGCGGGAGCTCAACGACCACATCCGGGCCGCGGCCGCCCGGCACGGGGTCCTGGTCGCCGAGACCGCCCGGCACGACGTCGCCACCGATCCGCGCATGTGGAGCACGGACCGGCTCCACGCCAGCCCGCTGGGCCACGAGCGGATCGCCGCGGCCGTCGCCGAGGCGCTGAACCTTCCCGGCAGCGACGACAGCTGGACGCACCCGCTGCCCCCGCAGACCCTGCCCACCCGGTGGCAGGCCGCGGGCGCCGAGGTCCGCTGGGCGGCCGGATTCCTCGGCCCCTGGATAGGACGGCGCCTGCGCGGCCGGTCATCCGGGGACGGCCGCACCGCGAAGCGGCCCGAACCGCTGCCGGTGAAGGTGCTTCCGTAG
- a CDS encoding SRPBCC family protein: MSSSIVETVDIKAPVAVSWALWSDVARWPTFLTHVRRVDPLDERRFGWQLSLPGADKSFVAELTEVVPEDRIAWKTTEGVHHAGVVTFHRLDDERSRVALQIEYNPQGFVEYLGALTNLDSVLANYDLGEFQRLAERTAAGDF, encoded by the coding sequence ATGTCGTCCTCGATCGTCGAGACCGTCGATATCAAGGCACCGGTGGCCGTCAGCTGGGCGCTGTGGAGCGATGTGGCGCGCTGGCCCACGTTCCTGACCCATGTGCGGCGCGTCGACCCGCTGGACGAGCGCCGGTTCGGCTGGCAGCTCTCCCTGCCGGGCGCCGACAAGAGCTTCGTCGCCGAACTCACCGAGGTCGTCCCGGAGGACCGGATCGCCTGGAAGACGACGGAGGGGGTCCATCACGCGGGTGTCGTCACCTTCCACCGGCTGGACGACGAGCGGAGCCGGGTGGCGCTCCAGATCGAGTACAACCCCCAGGGGTTCGTGGAGTACCTCGGCGCCCTGACCAACCTCGACTCGGTCCTGGCCAACTACGACCTCGGCGAGTTCCAGAGGCTGGCCGAGCGGACCGCGGCGGGTGACTTCTGA
- a CDS encoding diacylglycerol kinase family protein, producing the protein MSTTQPERPAQPTAEQPLSASGPGRSPALTSGYAKSAVRIGVLTTCQAALMVGFGLLITGPAAGIWPLTVEDHVNEGFEHLRTGALSDASFVASEAGNTATVIALTVLACAGLILIPRLPKWRQAVFLAVSVSLQALVFLVISASVDRDRPDVDRLDASPPTASYTSGHTGAATALYAGLAVLALVPHDRRRWRKAVAVLLLLVPLLVAVARLYRGMHHPTDVLGGLLNGGLSLLIVGRALLSDDSGSAPPPENAMGIALRAAAERAEVVAGRTVVIVNPTVTDEAERETLRLVLEQHGHHAVEFVSTTADDPGGGQAAEAVDGGASLVVVCGGDGTVRLVADRLAGTGVPLAVVPCGTGNLLARNLGLPLKPAAALDAALSGTPHLIDLGRIEGDGLPATHFTAMSGAGLDAAMLEHTDDRAKSAVGWPAYVVAGVSSLRAPRMSVSIRLDDGPVLHRTARMVLLANIGSVQGGASLVPSARPDDALLDLAVFDPHGPTGWLRAAGTVLRGRSRPPRPSARSSFPSADGDGTPVEYFTFRRAELRFATEQSREMDGDPVRPGRRLVAEVRPGALTLLLPSGDA; encoded by the coding sequence ATGTCCACCACCCAGCCGGAGAGACCGGCCCAGCCGACCGCCGAGCAGCCCCTCAGCGCCTCAGGGCCCGGCAGGTCGCCCGCTCTGACCAGCGGCTACGCCAAGTCCGCCGTACGCATCGGCGTGCTGACCACCTGTCAGGCAGCGCTCATGGTGGGCTTCGGGCTCCTGATCACCGGACCCGCCGCCGGGATATGGCCGCTGACCGTCGAGGACCACGTCAACGAGGGCTTCGAGCACCTGCGCACCGGGGCGCTCTCCGACGCGTCGTTCGTCGCGTCGGAGGCCGGCAACACCGCCACCGTGATCGCCCTCACCGTCCTGGCCTGTGCGGGCCTGATCCTCATACCCCGGCTGCCGAAGTGGCGCCAGGCCGTGTTCCTCGCCGTCTCCGTCTCGCTCCAGGCCCTGGTCTTCCTGGTCATCAGCGCGTCCGTGGACCGCGACCGGCCTGATGTGGACCGGCTCGACGCCTCGCCGCCGACGGCGAGTTACACCTCGGGGCACACGGGCGCCGCGACGGCGCTCTACGCGGGCCTCGCCGTGCTGGCACTCGTCCCGCACGACCGGCGCCGGTGGCGGAAGGCCGTCGCCGTCCTGCTCCTCCTCGTACCGCTGCTGGTCGCCGTGGCGCGGCTCTACCGGGGGATGCACCACCCCACCGATGTCCTGGGCGGGCTGCTGAACGGCGGGCTCTCGCTGCTGATCGTGGGCCGCGCTCTCCTGTCCGACGACAGCGGCTCCGCACCGCCGCCGGAGAACGCCATGGGAATCGCGCTGAGGGCGGCAGCCGAGCGGGCCGAGGTCGTGGCGGGCCGGACCGTCGTCATCGTCAACCCGACCGTGACCGACGAGGCGGAACGCGAGACGCTGCGGCTGGTGCTGGAGCAGCACGGGCATCATGCGGTGGAGTTCGTCTCCACCACCGCCGACGACCCGGGCGGAGGTCAGGCGGCCGAGGCGGTCGACGGCGGTGCGTCCCTGGTCGTGGTCTGCGGCGGTGACGGAACCGTCAGACTCGTGGCGGACAGGCTGGCCGGCACCGGGGTGCCGCTGGCCGTGGTGCCCTGCGGCACCGGCAATCTGCTGGCCCGGAATCTGGGCCTGCCCCTCAAGCCCGCCGCCGCCCTGGACGCGGCGCTGTCCGGCACCCCGCACCTCATCGACCTCGGGCGCATCGAGGGCGACGGGCTCCCCGCCACGCACTTCACCGCCATGTCGGGCGCCGGTCTGGACGCCGCGATGCTGGAGCACACCGACGACCGCGCGAAGTCCGCCGTCGGCTGGCCCGCCTATGTGGTGGCGGGTGTCAGCAGCCTGCGCGCCCCTCGGATGTCGGTGTCGATCCGGCTGGACGACGGGCCCGTACTGCACCGCACCGCCCGGATGGTGCTCCTCGCCAACATCGGCAGCGTGCAGGGCGGCGCATCCCTCGTCCCGTCCGCCCGGCCCGACGACGCACTGCTCGACCTCGCCGTCTTCGACCCGCACGGTCCGACCGGGTGGCTGCGTGCCGCCGGGACCGTGCTGCGCGGACGCTCACGGCCGCCCCGGCCGTCGGCCCGGAGCAGCTTCCCGTCCGCCGACGGCGACGGCACCCCGGTGGAGTACTTCACCTTCCGGCGCGCCGAACTCCGTTTCGCCACCGAGCAGTCGCGCGAGATGGACGGCGACCCCGTACGGCCGGGCCGGCGGCTCGTCGCCGAGGTGCGGCCGGGCGCCCTGACCCTGCTCCTGCCGTCCGGGGACGCGTAG
- a CDS encoding YihY/virulence factor BrkB family protein codes for MGTATRVPQTRDMTGDELSADEALASLRRYGRWPLVRDSFVRFRYADGFSHSRALALQTVLAVIPLVIAFVGLSASLHTENVGRLAELTIHRIAAGPSAEVVEDALDRSKRRAGEGSQLTLWFGLLFSLVNVTTAMCQIERGANRIYGVERDRPFHQKYFRGLVMSLTAGIPLGIGFILMVVGGDLVAAAVTVYGLGDGARTWWDLLRWPCGLLLALLSASAIFRRSPRRRQPGYTWLAFGAALYLVLWTALTWLLSLYLSVSGSFDTVYGPLSAFMSLLLWAYLTSIALFLGLSFAAQLEAARARRPGPVHADPGA; via the coding sequence ATGGGTACCGCGACCCGGGTCCCGCAGACCCGCGACATGACGGGTGACGAGCTCTCCGCCGACGAGGCGCTGGCGTCCCTGCGCCGCTACGGCCGCTGGCCCCTGGTGCGCGACTCCTTCGTGCGCTTCCGGTACGCGGACGGTTTCAGCCACTCCCGCGCGCTCGCCCTGCAGACGGTGCTCGCCGTGATTCCGCTGGTCATCGCGTTCGTCGGCCTGTCCGCCTCGCTGCACACCGAGAACGTGGGACGGCTCGCGGAGCTGACGATCCACCGGATCGCGGCGGGGCCGAGCGCCGAGGTGGTGGAGGACGCGCTGGACCGCAGCAAGCGGCGCGCCGGCGAGGGCTCCCAGCTCACGCTCTGGTTCGGTCTGCTCTTCTCGCTGGTCAACGTCACGACGGCGATGTGCCAGATCGAGCGCGGCGCGAACCGGATCTACGGGGTCGAGCGCGACCGCCCGTTCCACCAGAAGTACTTCCGGGGCCTGGTGATGTCTTTGACCGCCGGCATCCCGCTGGGCATCGGCTTCATCCTGATGGTGGTCGGCGGGGACCTCGTCGCGGCCGCGGTGACGGTCTACGGTCTGGGCGACGGGGCCAGGACCTGGTGGGACCTGCTGCGCTGGCCGTGCGGGCTGCTGCTCGCGCTGCTGTCGGCGAGCGCGATCTTCCGCCGCTCCCCCCGCCGCAGGCAGCCCGGCTACACCTGGCTCGCGTTCGGGGCCGCCCTGTACCTGGTGCTGTGGACGGCGCTGACCTGGCTGCTCAGCCTCTACCTCTCGGTCAGCGGGTCCTTCGACACGGTCTACGGCCCGCTGAGCGCGTTCATGTCTCTTCTGCTGTGGGCCTATCTGACCTCCATCGCCCTGTTCCTCGGGCTGTCCTTCGCGGCGCAGCTGGAGGCTGCCCGCGCCCGCCGGCCCGGCCCTGTACACGCCGATCCGGGAGCATGA
- a CDS encoding phosphatase PAP2 family protein produces MVVRATTQLFRERRRRAADRTFGVRLLGAAAVAALSAVPFALLLVLVEGKWRPLRTVDASAAGRLHHLALDHPAWTSTLRFLSDWVWDPLTLRCVLAVLTAWLLWRRAWRLAAWAGVTAVAGGLTGLLVKTVVERARPSLEDPVARAPGFSFPSGHAMTATTSFAVLLLVLLPLVPRRGRALCWAVAGLSVLGVGFTRVALGVHWFSDVVGGWLLGLAVVASTAWAFEAWRADSGRRRSEMTEGLEPELTETAPER; encoded by the coding sequence ATGGTTGTGCGCGCCACCACCCAGCTGTTTCGTGAGCGCCGCCGCCGTGCGGCCGACCGCACCTTCGGGGTGCGTCTGCTCGGCGCCGCCGCCGTCGCCGCGCTCTCCGCCGTGCCGTTCGCCCTGCTGCTGGTCCTCGTCGAGGGCAAGTGGCGGCCGCTGCGCACCGTGGACGCGAGTGCGGCGGGGCGGCTGCACCACCTGGCCCTCGACCACCCGGCCTGGACGAGCACGCTCCGCTTCCTGTCCGACTGGGTCTGGGACCCCCTGACGCTGCGCTGCGTGCTCGCGGTGCTGACGGCCTGGCTGCTGTGGCGCCGCGCCTGGCGGCTCGCGGCCTGGGCCGGGGTGACCGCGGTGGCGGGCGGACTGACGGGGCTGCTGGTCAAAACGGTGGTCGAACGGGCCAGGCCGTCGCTGGAGGACCCGGTGGCGCGCGCGCCGGGCTTCTCCTTCCCCTCGGGCCACGCGATGACGGCGACGACGTCGTTCGCCGTGCTGCTGCTCGTCCTCCTCCCCCTGGTGCCCCGCCGGGGCCGGGCCCTGTGCTGGGCCGTCGCGGGCCTTTCGGTGCTGGGCGTGGGGTTCACCCGGGTCGCGCTCGGCGTCCACTGGTTCAGCGACGTGGTCGGCGGCTGGCTGCTCGGCCTCGCCGTGGTGGCGTCGACCGCCTGGGCGTTCGAGGCCTGGCGCGCCGACTCCGGCCGCCGCCGCAGCGAGATGACCGAGGGCCTGGAGCCCGAGCTGACGGAGACCGCCCCGGAGCGGTGA
- a CDS encoding MFS transporter, which produces MVTRQPAAWHRSAVLMALMLAAFTFNTAENLPVGLLDLISRSLRVSVPAVGLLVTGYAVTVAVASLPLAHGTRALPRRHVLTGLLAALVVSSLVAASATSYGPLVGARLVTALAQALFWAVMGPVAVGLFAPEVRGRVVGALSVAGSLVLGVPAGTWLGRRGGWPVPVAAVAGLGLVSLVVVAVLLPTSPPQDEPAAYAPRPDARRFGVVLAAGALSATGAFTGYTYLVKFLGDVSGFAPGTVSTLFVAFGAACLAGVSLTGALLDRFPHASLVVAVGVQAVGMLGLCAAGADRVAAVVFLVLMGSALGPVFMTTQNAMLRCAPGRTDLALAANSGAYNAGIAAGAALGGLVLPLAGVRGAFLVGGLVTVAACAVLLVGTRSATDAVRRTVRSAGTPGRAG; this is translated from the coding sequence ATGGTCACCAGGCAGCCGGCGGCATGGCACCGGTCGGCGGTGCTCATGGCCCTGATGCTCGCCGCCTTCACCTTCAACACCGCGGAGAACCTGCCGGTCGGCCTGCTGGACCTCATCTCCCGGAGCCTGCGGGTGTCGGTGCCGGCGGTCGGCCTCCTGGTCACCGGATACGCCGTCACCGTGGCCGTGGCCTCACTCCCCCTCGCCCACGGCACCCGCGCCCTGCCCCGCCGCCATGTGCTGACGGGCCTTCTGGCCGCGCTCGTCGTCTCCAGCCTGGTCGCGGCGTCGGCCACCTCCTACGGGCCGCTTGTCGGGGCGCGGCTGGTGACCGCGCTGGCCCAGGCGCTGTTCTGGGCCGTGATGGGGCCGGTCGCGGTGGGCCTGTTCGCGCCGGAGGTCCGGGGTCGGGTGGTCGGGGCGCTGTCCGTCGCCGGTTCGCTCGTGCTCGGTGTGCCCGCCGGTACGTGGCTCGGCCGGCGCGGCGGCTGGCCGGTGCCGGTCGCCGCGGTGGCGGGTCTGGGTCTCGTCTCCCTCGTGGTTGTCGCCGTACTGCTGCCGACCTCGCCCCCGCAGGACGAGCCCGCGGCCTACGCACCGCGTCCCGACGCCCGCCGCTTCGGGGTCGTCCTGGCGGCGGGGGCCCTGTCCGCCACCGGAGCGTTCACCGGCTACACGTACCTCGTGAAGTTCCTCGGTGACGTGAGCGGCTTCGCGCCGGGCACGGTCAGCACCCTGTTCGTGGCGTTCGGTGCCGCGTGTCTGGCCGGAGTGAGCCTCACCGGGGCGCTGCTGGACCGCTTTCCGCACGCCTCGCTGGTCGTGGCTGTCGGTGTGCAGGCGGTGGGGATGCTGGGGCTATGCGCGGCCGGAGCCGACCGGGTGGCTGCGGTGGTGTTCCTGGTGCTGATGGGCAGCGCCCTCGGGCCGGTGTTCATGACCACGCAGAACGCGATGCTGCGGTGTGCGCCGGGCCGGACGGACCTCGCCCTGGCGGCGAACTCCGGTGCGTACAACGCGGGCATCGCGGCGGGCGCGGCGCTCGGCGGGCTGGTCCTGCCGCTCGCAGGGGTACGGGGCGCCTTCCTTGTCGGCGGGCTGGTGACGGTGGCCGCCTGCGCGGTGCTGCTCGTCGGGACGCGGAGCGCCACGGATGCGGTCCGCCGGACCGTCAGGTCAGCCGGAACACCGGGCCGCGCGGGGTGA
- a CDS encoding DUF2201 family putative metallopeptidase — translation MKAAGGRRGGGKGGKNTFDPAAEAFAAGLVLVKRSPAFAAVEASVCRQAKCALTPAGGLAAVTSNGTIHVHPTKRADPAEWAWALAHCLLHLGFGHVPASADEPRRQPDRFDLAARCAVVNRFLLTHPMGRPPGALPESFPGGDEELLAARWRRDGIPAAYEHCGTAGDHPDQVLTTWNTWNNSAVPDWETAFAHALTRSVSAAMDVAGGRRDRVTGALAPQRPWDRALNWFVSSYPLLGGLAAGLKIVADAELARTQHIAVAAVSAVAGEIYINPLCGFTDEEWRFVLAHEMLHAALRHGERRGGRDPFLFNVAADYVVNDWLVQMRVGDMPEGLLYDPDLRGLSAEEVYDRIAHDLRRRRRLATLRGKGAGDILGEPLPHAGARPYTDLDEFYRRGLVQGLDLHQYGERGLLPAGLIQEIRALSHPPVPWDARLARWFDEYVPRPEPVRSYARPARRQASTPGIPRAGRYFPPHETARCTFGVVLDTSGSMNSTLLGKALGAIASYAEARDVPAARVVFCDAAPYDAGYLPPTEIAGRVRIRGRGGTELQPGVDLLHRADDFPPGAPVLVITDGWCDILRIRREHAYLIPQGASLPFTPRGPVFRLT, via the coding sequence GTGAAGGCGGCCGGCGGGCGCAGGGGCGGCGGCAAGGGCGGGAAGAACACGTTTGACCCGGCCGCCGAGGCCTTCGCCGCCGGGCTCGTGCTCGTCAAGCGCAGCCCGGCGTTCGCGGCCGTCGAGGCGTCCGTGTGCCGCCAGGCCAAGTGCGCGCTGACCCCCGCCGGGGGACTGGCCGCCGTCACCTCGAACGGCACCATCCACGTCCACCCCACCAAACGGGCCGATCCGGCGGAGTGGGCATGGGCGCTGGCCCACTGTCTGCTGCATCTCGGGTTCGGCCATGTGCCCGCCTCGGCGGACGAACCGCGCCGACAGCCCGACCGCTTCGACCTCGCGGCGCGCTGCGCCGTCGTCAACCGCTTCCTGCTCACCCATCCGATGGGCCGGCCGCCCGGCGCCCTGCCGGAGTCCTTCCCGGGCGGTGACGAGGAGCTGCTCGCCGCCCGGTGGCGCCGCGACGGCATCCCCGCCGCCTACGAGCACTGCGGCACCGCGGGGGACCACCCCGACCAGGTCCTCACCACCTGGAACACCTGGAACAACTCCGCCGTCCCGGACTGGGAGACCGCCTTCGCGCACGCGCTGACCCGCAGTGTGTCCGCCGCGATGGACGTGGCCGGCGGCCGCCGCGACCGGGTCACCGGAGCGCTCGCGCCCCAGCGGCCCTGGGACCGCGCCCTGAACTGGTTCGTCTCGTCCTACCCCCTGCTCGGCGGGCTCGCCGCGGGCCTGAAGATCGTGGCCGACGCCGAACTGGCCCGGACGCAGCACATCGCCGTCGCGGCGGTCAGCGCGGTCGCGGGCGAGATCTACATCAACCCGCTGTGCGGGTTCACCGACGAGGAATGGCGCTTCGTCCTCGCGCACGAGATGCTGCACGCCGCGCTGCGCCACGGTGAACGCCGAGGAGGGCGTGACCCGTTCCTCTTCAACGTCGCGGCCGACTACGTCGTCAACGACTGGCTCGTCCAGATGCGCGTCGGCGACATGCCCGAAGGGCTGCTGTACGACCCGGACCTGCGGGGCCTGTCCGCCGAGGAGGTGTACGACCGCATCGCGCACGACCTGCGCCGCCGCCGCAGGCTCGCGACACTGCGGGGCAAGGGCGCCGGTGACATCCTCGGTGAGCCGCTGCCGCACGCCGGTGCCCGGCCGTACACCGACCTGGACGAGTTCTACCGGCGCGGGCTGGTGCAGGGCTTGGATCTGCACCAGTACGGCGAGCGCGGTCTCCTGCCCGCCGGACTGATCCAGGAGATCCGCGCCCTGTCGCACCCGCCCGTGCCCTGGGACGCGCGACTGGCCCGCTGGTTCGACGAGTACGTCCCCCGGCCGGAGCCCGTCCGCTCCTACGCGCGCCCGGCACGGCGGCAGGCCTCGACCCCCGGCATCCCGCGCGCCGGACGGTACTTCCCGCCGCACGAGACGGCCCGCTGCACCTTCGGCGTCGTCCTGGACACCTCCGGCTCGATGAACAGCACCCTGCTCGGCAAGGCCCTCGGCGCCATCGCCTCGTACGCCGAGGCACGCGACGTCCCCGCAGCACGCGTCGTCTTCTGCGACGCCGCCCCCTACGACGCCGGCTACCTGCCGCCCACCGAGATCGCCGGCCGGGTGCGGATACGCGGGCGCGGCGGTACCGAACTCCAGCCCGGCGTGGACCTGTTGCACCGGGCCGACGACTTCCCGCCGGGCGCACCCGTCCTCGTCATCACCGACGGCTGGTGCGACATCCTGCGGATCCGGCGCGAGCACGCCTACCTGATCCCGCAGGGCGCGTCGCTGCCCTTCACCCCGCGCGGCCCGGTGTTCCGGCTGACCTGA